From Chroogloeocystis siderophila 5.2 s.c.1, the proteins below share one genomic window:
- the ispF gene encoding 2-C-methyl-D-erythritol 2,4-cyclodiphosphate synthase encodes MNIRIGNGYDIHQLSFDRRLILGGVEIPHDRGLLGHSDADVLTHAIMDAMLGALSLGDIGLYFPPTDPQWKGADSLVLLAKVNRLIGDRGWQIGNIDSVVVAERPKLKPHIQQMRSRLAEVLEVQPEQIGIKATTNEKLGPVGREEGIAAYAVALLQQS; translated from the coding sequence ATGAACATTCGGATTGGCAATGGCTACGATATTCATCAACTCAGCTTTGATCGGCGTTTAATTTTGGGTGGTGTCGAAATTCCGCATGATCGCGGTTTACTTGGACATAGTGATGCTGATGTTCTTACCCACGCGATTATGGATGCGATGCTGGGTGCTTTGAGTTTAGGTGACATTGGGTTGTATTTTCCGCCAACAGATCCGCAGTGGAAAGGCGCAGATAGTTTAGTGTTACTTGCGAAAGTGAATCGATTAATCGGCGATCGCGGCTGGCAAATTGGTAATATTGACTCGGTTGTTGTCGCGGAACGTCCAAAGTTAAAACCGCATATTCAACAAATGCGATCACGGCTTGCAGAAGTTTTAGAAGTCCAACCCGAACAAATTGGCATCAAAGCAACAACAAACGAAAAATTAGGTCCTGTCGGTAGAGAAGAAGGTATCGCCGCGTATGCGGTAGCATTACTGCAACAAAGTTAG